The Calypte anna isolate BGI_N300 chromosome 2, bCalAnn1_v1.p, whole genome shotgun sequence genome includes a window with the following:
- the RPRD1A gene encoding regulation of nuclear pre-mRNA domain-containing protein 1A isoform X2 encodes MSAFSEAALERKLSELSNSQQSVQTLSLWLIHHRKHSALIVSVWERELRKAKPNRKLTFLYLANDVIQNSKRKGPEFTKDFAPVIVEAFKHVSSESDESCKKHLGRVLSIWEERSVYENDVLEQLRQALYGDRKVRKRTYEQIKVDENSCSPRSSPTDPPQTTDLIRALQELENAASGDAAVHQRIASLPLEVQDVSLLDRITDKESGEQLSKMVDDACMLLADYNGRLAAEIDDRKQLTRMLSDFLRCQKEFLAEKEHKLELLLQVVDMDLSSSDVTIH; translated from the exons ATGTCGGCGTTCTCGGAGGCGGCTCTGGAGCGGAAGCTGTCGGAGCTGAGCAATTCGCAGCAGAGCGTGCAGACCCTGAGCCTGTGGCTCATCCACCACCGCAAGCACTCGGCGCTTATCGTCAGTGTGTGGGAGCGGGAGCTGCGAAAAG caaaacCAAATAGGAAGCTGACATTCCTGTACTTGGCCAATGATGTCATAcagaacagcaaaaggaaaggacCAGAATTTACGAAAGACTTTGCTCCAGTAATAGTGGAGGCTTTTAAGCATGTTTCAAG cgAGTCTGATGAGAGTTGTAAGAAACACCTTGGTCGAGTGCTTTCTATATGGGAAGAAAGGTCTGTTTATGAAAATGATGTATTAGAACAACTTAGGCAAGCTTTGT atGGAGACAGAAAGGTGAGAAAGCGAACGTATGAACAGATAAAAGTTGATGAAAATAGCTGTTCACCTCGAAGTTCTCCCACTGACCCTCCACAG ACCACAGATCTCATTAGAGCATTACAAGAACTAGAAAACGCTGCCTCTGGGGATGCAGCGGTTCATCAGAGAATAGCTTCTTTGCCTCTAGAGGTCCAAGATGTATCCCTGTTAGACAGAATAACAG ATAAGGAATCCGGAGAGCAGCTTTCCAAAATGGTAGATGATGCATGTATGTTGCTGGCGGATTACAATGGCAGGTTGGCAGCTGAAATAGATGATAGAAAACAGCTAACTCGAATGTTGTCAGACTTTCTCCGATGTCAAAAAGAATTCCTTGCAGAGAAAGAACATAAGCTGGAA CTTCTGTTGCAGGTGGTGGACATGGACCTATCTTCTAGTGATGTCACCATCCATTAG